From Lolium perenne isolate Kyuss_39 chromosome 5, Kyuss_2.0, whole genome shotgun sequence, a single genomic window includes:
- the LOC127302529 gene encoding protein ROOT PRIMORDIUM DEFECTIVE 1: MLRRIAAFRPPPSRAAAVASVGGANAGYSSKSTSLPQKQKRVRDHAFDGIMEVQKRVRRFLALHALLLYAASPTAPSGAFSAGGSGAVSVSFSRLGALARRQLRLSPLDAGQFMLRHPHAFHLFLHPVHRILHVRLTPRAAAALRLEADAITASRPDAILRLRKLLLLAPPHHRLRLENIHLLRRDLGLPDDFADSVIQSNPALFRLAPDGFVELVPSPDDPPDLTVAAVERSRERHYREHRSPGDGEEDARFAFPTRFPPGFKIGKYFRIAVWKWQRLPYASPYADVSGHDLRSLEAQRRMEKRAVAAVHELLSLTVERRTTLERLALFRDALGVPKKIKEFLLKYQGIFYISTRGNQGKLHTVFLREAYYKGELLDSNEIHDARRKQEELLLMSPEKANLDRMFTSMGRGWDELGGGRRGGAELREKFLGDAGGRKRKIGGHDDDDDDDGADSGEDSGVESLYIE; encoded by the coding sequence ATGCTCCGTCGCATCGCCGCGTTCCGGCCGCCGCCGTCACGCGCGGCGGCGGTGGCATCCGTCGGCGGGGCCAACGCCGGCTACTCCTCCAAGTCCACCTCCCTCCCCCAGAAGCAGAAGCGCGTGCGCGACCACGCCTTCGACGGCATCATGGAGGTCCAGAAGCGAGTCCGCCGCTTCCTCGCGCTCCACGCCCTGCTCCTCTACGCCGCCTCCCCCACCGCGCCCTCGGGCGCCTTCTCCGCCGGCGGGAGCGGCGCGGTCTCCGTGTCCTTCTCCCGCCTCGGGGCcctcgcgcgccgccagctccgcctCTCGCCCCTCGACGCCGGCCAATTCATGCTGCGCCACCCGCACGCCTTCCACCTCTTCCTCCACCCCGTCCACCGCATCCTCCACGTGCGCCtcaccccgcgcgccgccgccgcgttgCGCCTCGAGGCcgacgccatcaccgcctcgCGCCCCGACGCCATCCTCCGCCTCCGcaagctcctcctcctcgcgccccctcaccaccgcctccgcctcgagAACATCCACCTCCTGCGCCGCGACCTCGGCCTCCCCGACGATTTCGCCGACTCCGTCATCCAATCCAACCCCGCCCTCTTCCGCCTCGCTCCTGACGGGTTCGTCGAGCTTGTGCCCTCCCCCGACGACCCACCCGACctcaccgtcgccgccgtcgaGCGCTCCCGGGAGCGCCACTACCGCGAGCACCGCTCTCCCGGGGATGGTGAGGAGGACGCGCGCTTCGCGTTCCCCACCCGCTTTCCGCCGGGCTTCAAGATCGGCAAGTACTTCCGGATTGCAGTTTGGAAATGGCAGCGGCTCCCATACGCGTCTCCGTACGCGGACGTCTCTGGCCACGACCTGCGCTCGCTCGAGGCACAGCGGCGCATGGAGAAGCGTGCTGTCGCGGCCGTCCATGAGCTGCTCTCTCTCACGGTTGAGAGGCGCACCACGCTGGAGCGTCTCGCGCTGTTCCGCGACGCCCTTGGTGTGCCCAAGAAGATCAAGGAGTTCTTGCTTAAGTACCAGGGCATATTTTACATATCCACAAGGGGAAACCAGGGGAAGCTGCACACTGTGTTCCTCAGGGAGGCATACTACAAAGGGGAGCTTCTGGATTCCAATGAGATACATGACGCAAGGAGGAAACAGGAGGAGCTGCTCTTGATGAGCCCTGAGAAggcgaatttggatcgcatgttcacCAGCATGGGTCGTGGATGGGATGAGCTTGGTGGTggtcgccgtggtggagcagAATTGAGGGAGAAGTTTCTCGGGGATGCTGGTGGCCGAAAGAGAAAAATTGGTggtcatgatgatgatgatgatgatgatggtgccgATAGCGGGGAGGACTCAGGAGTCGAGTCACTCTACATCGAATGA
- the LOC127304252 gene encoding uncharacterized protein — protein sequence MEGDMIEQFQAEYEEEMLNEEVVPRRRRRREFIKRDRLGAHDRLFEDYFADDCNYPPSYFRRRYRMRRSLFLRIVDRLGEYSPYFTQGVDALNRAGFSPIQKCTAALRLLAYGAAADTIDEWLKLARQTSSDCLDRFCEGIIDCYGEMFCRRPTVEDTQRLLAKAEERGFPGMLGSIDCMHWQWRNCLVAHAGQFTRGDIKHPTIILEAVASYDRWIWHAFFGVAGSNNDINVLNQSSLFTDVLRGEAPVVNFTVNGHEYHYGYYLADDIYPSWSVSGVTLPQSEKHRVFTAAQSAHHKDVECVFGVLKVRFNILAVPGRSYSRRTLGLIMRACVILHNMIIDDERGTNLDNIYETFASNVGPAIHHDAPPCTTKPSSQDSDGHRNEVVTDVYTAPA from the coding sequence ATGGAGGGTGATATGATCGAGCAGTTCCAGGCGGAGTATGAGGAGGAGATGCTCaacgaggaggtggtgccaagaCGGCGACGCCGCCGAGAGTTCATCAAGCGTGATCGTCTGGGTGCCCACGATCGGCTCTTCGAGGACTACTTCGCTGACGACTGCAATTATCCTCCGAGCTACTTTCGGCGAAGGTATCGGATGAGGCGATCCCTTTTTTTGCGCATTGTGGATAGATTGGGTGAATACTCTCCGTATTTCACCCAAGGAGTTGATGCTCTCAACCGTGCTGGTTTTTCTCCCATACAAAAGTGTACTGCGGCTTTGCGTCTGTTAGCTTATGGAGCCGCTGCAGATACGATAGATGAGTGGCTTaagttagctagacaaacttcatcAGATTGTCTAGATAGATTCTGTGAAGGCATCATTGACTGTTACGGGGAGATGTTTTGCCGTCGCCCAACTGTGGAGGATACTCAGCGTCTGTTAGCGAAAGCCGAGGAGCGTGGCTTTCCGGGCATGTTagggagcatcgattgcatgcattggcagtGGAGGAACTGCCTAGTGGCTCATGCTGGTCAATTCACAAGGGGAGACATCAAACACCCTACCATAATCTTAGAAGCCGTTGCGTCGTATGATCGTTGGATCTGGCATGCCTTTTTTGGAGTGGCCGggtccaacaacgacatcaatgtACTCAACCAGTCGTCGTTGTTCACTGATGTGCTTAGGGGAGAAGCACCCGTAGTGAACTTCACGGTGAATGGACACGAGTACCACTATGGTTACTACCTTGCCGACGACATCTACCCCTCCTGGTCGGTGTCAGGTGTTACTCTTCCACAAAGTGAAAAGCATCGAGTGTTCACTGCTGCTCAATCAGCGCATCACAAAGATGTCGAGTGTGTCTTTGGAGTGCTGAAGGTCAGGTTCAACATTCTAGCAGTTCCGGGACGCTCCTACTCGAGGCGTACTCTTGGATtgatcatgcgtgcatgtgtcattctgcacaacatgatcatcgacgatGAGCGTGGTACAAATTTGGACAACATCTATGAGACATTTGCTTCAAATGTCGGCCCTGCAATACACCATGATGCACCACCATGCACCACCAAGCCTAGCAGCCAGGATTCAGATGGGCACCGAAATGAGGTAGTCACCGATGTATACACAGCTCCAGCATGA
- the LOC127302530 gene encoding homeobox-leucine zipper protein ROC6 isoform X2 has product MSFGGMFDGAGSGVFSYDAGGGGAGMHNPAGRLLPSPNLPRPGGGGGFSSSTGLSLGLTNMEGGQLGDPNRLGGLLGSAGSVGDGGDSLVRGREDENDSRSGSDNLDGASGDELDPDNGNPRKKKKRYHRHTPQQIQELEAVFKECPHPDEKQRMELSRRLNLESRQVKFWFQNRRTQMKTQIERHENALLRQENDKLRTENMTIREAMRSPMCGNCGGAAVLGDVSLEEQHLRIENSRLKDELDRVCALAGKFLGRPVSAISSPLSLPSSLSGLDLAVGSANGGFMGGGSVLQSIPDLMGGGTAGMRLPAGMIGGGLDDGVGGAGDAMDRGVLLELGLAAMEELVKVAQVDEPLWLPTSLDSGGGFGQQALESGGFQTMNYEEYRRAFARVLGPSPAGFVSEATRDVGVAIVSSVDLVSSLMDAGRWSEMFPCVVARASTMEMISSGMGGTLSGSIQLMRAELQVLSPLVPIREVTFLRFCKQHAEGLWAVVDVSVDGVLRPNDGAAAAGYMGCRLLPSGCVVEDMRNGYSKVTWVVHAEYDEAAAHELYRPLLRSGQALGARRWLASLRRQCEYLAILCSNPLPSRGDGHHEAISPVGRRCMLKLAQRMADNFCAGVCATAAQKWRRLDEWRVEGGDQQPRGAGGEDKVRMMARQSVGAPGEPPGVVLSATTSVRLPGTSPQRVFDYLRDEQRRGEWDILANGEAMQEMDHIAKGQHHGNAVSLLRPNATSGNQNNMLILQETCTDPSGSLVVYAPVDVQSMHVVMGGGDSAYVSLLPSGFAILPDGYSNAVTPDPTSQLGSSPDAQGGGNNINTGSLVTVAFQILVNNLPTAKLTVESVDTVSNLLSCTIQKIKSALQANIISP; this is encoded by the exons ATGAGCTTCGGCGGCATGTTCGACGGCGCCGGCTCCGGCGTCTTCTCCTACGACGCCGGCGGGGGCGGCGCCGGCATGCACAACCCAGCTGGCCGCCTCCTCCCCTCGCCGAACCTCCCCcgacccggcggcggcggcggtttctCCTCCTCCACCGGCCTCTCCCTCGGCCTG ACGAACATGGAAGGTGGGCAGCTCGGCGATCCGAACCGGCTCGGCGGTCTGCTGGGCAGCGCCGGGAgcgtcggcgacggcggcgactcGCTGGTCCGCGGGCGGGAGGACGAGAACGACAGCCGCTCCGGGAGCGACAACCTCGACGGCGCCTCCGGCGACGAGCTCGACCCGGACAACGGCAACCCGCGCAAGAAGAAGAAGCGCTACCACCGCCACACGCCGCAGCAAATCCAGGAGCTCGAAGC TGTGTTCAAGGAATGCCCTCACCCCGACGAGAAGCAGCGGATGGAGCTCAGCCGGCGGCTCAACCTGGAGAGCCGCCAGGTCAAGTTCTGGTTCCAGAATCGGCGCACCCAGATGAAG ACGCAGATCGAGCGCCACGAGAACGCGCTGCTGCGGCAGGAGAACGACAAGCTGCGCACGGAGAACATGACGATCCGGGAGGCGATGCGGAGCCCGATGTGCGGCaactgcggcggcgcggcggtgCTGGGCGACGTGTCGCTCGAGGAGCAGCACCTGCGCATCGAGAACTCGCGCCTCAAGGACGAGCTGGACCGCGTGTGCGCGCTGGCGGGCAAGTTCCTGGGCCGGCCCGTGTCCGCCATCTCGTCCCCGCTGAGCCTCCCGTCGTCGCTCTCCGGGCTCGACCTGGCCGTCGGCAGCGCCAACGGCGGGTTCATGGGCGGCGGCTCCGTGCTGCAGTCCATCCCGGACCTGATGGGCGGCGGGACGGCGGGCATGCGGCTGCCCGCCGGCATGATCGGCGGCGGGCTGGATGATGGTGTTGGTGGCGCTGGTGATGCAATGGACCGCGGCGTGCTGCTGGAGCTCGGGCTGGCGGCCATGGAGGAGCTGGTGAAGGTGGCGCAGGTGGACGAGCCGCTGTGGCTGCCCACCAGCCTGGACAGCGGCGGCGGGTTCGGCCAGCAGGCGCTGGAGAGCGGGGGTTTCCAGACGATGAACTACGAGGAGTACCGGCGCGCGTTTGCCCGCGTGCTCGGCCCCAGCCCCGCCGGCTTCGTCTCCGAGGCCACCCGCGACGTCGGCGTGGCCATCGTCAGCAGCGTCGACCTCGTGAGCAGCCTCATGGACGCG GGCCGGTGGTCGGAGATGTTCCCGTGCGTGGTGGCGCGGGCGAGCACGATGGAGATGATCTCGAGCGGCATGGGCGGCACGCTCAGCGGCTCGATCCAACTG ATGCGCGCGGAGCTGCAGGTGCTGTCGCCGCTGGTGCCGATCCGGGAGGTGACGTTCCTGCGGTTCTGCAAGCAGCACGCAGAGGGCCTCTGGGCCGTCGTCGACGTCTCGGTGGACGGCGTCCTCCGTCCCAACGACGGCGCCGCCGCGGCGGGGTACATGGGCTGCCGCCTCCTCCCCTCCGGCTGCGTCGTGGAGGACATGCGCAACGGGTACTCCAAG GTCACGTGGGTGGTTCATGCCGAGTACGACGAGGCCGCGGCGCACGAGCTGTACCGGCCGCTGCTCCGCTCCGGCCAGGCGCTCGGCGCGCGCCGCTGGCTCGCCTCGCTGCGGCGCCAGTGCGAGTACCTCGCCATCCTCTGCTCCAACCCGCTGCCCTCGCGCGGCGACGGCCACCACGAGGCCATCTCGCCCGTCGGCCGCCGCTGCATGCTCAAGCTGGCCCAgcgcatggccgacaacttctgcGCCGGGGTCTGCGCCACGGCGGCGCAGAAGTGGCGCCGCCTCGACGAGTGGCGCGTCGAGGGCGGCGACCAGCAGCCGCGCGGCGCCGGCGGGGAGGACAAGGTCAGGATGATGGCGCGACAGAGCGTTGGCGCGCCCGGGGAGCCGCCCGGCGTCGTGCTCAGCGCCACCACCTCCGTCAGGCTGCCTGGCACGTCGCCGCAGCGCGTCTTCGACTACCTCCGCGACGAGCAGCGCCGGGGCGAGTGGGACATCCTCGCCAATGGCGAGGCCATGCAGGAGATGGACCACATCGCCAAGGGCCAGCACCATGGCAACGCCGTCTCCCTCCTCCGTCCCAAC GCAACGAGTGGGAACCAGAACAACATGCTCATCTTGCAGGAGACATGCACCGACCCGTCCGGCTCCCTGGTGGTGTATGCCCCCGTGGACGTGCAGTCCATGCACGTCGTCATGGGCGGCGGCGACTCGGCTTACGTCTCCCTCCTGCCCTCCGGCTTCGCCATCCTCCCTGATGGCTACAGCAATGCCGTCACTCCGGACCCTACCTCTCAGCTGGGCTCGTCGCCGGACGCTCAAGGCGGCGGCAACAACATCAACACCGGGTCACTCGTCACGGTGGCATTCCAAATTCTGGTGAACAACCTGCCGACGGCCAAGCTCACCGTCGAGTCGGTCGACACCGTGAGTAACCTACTCTCCTGCACCATCCAGAAGATCAAGTCCGCCCTGCAGGCAAACATCATCTCGCCCTAG
- the LOC127302530 gene encoding homeobox-leucine zipper protein ROC6 isoform X1: protein MSFGGMFDGAGSGVFSYDAGGGGAGMHNPAGRLLPSPNLPRPGGGGGFSSSTGLSLGLTNMEGGQLGDPNRLGGLLGSAGSVGDGGDSLVRGREDENDSRSGSDNLDGASGDELDPDNGNPRKKKKRYHRHTPQQIQELEAVFKECPHPDEKQRMELSRRLNLESRQVKFWFQNRRTQMKTQIERHENALLRQENDKLRTENMTIREAMRSPMCGNCGGAAVLGDVSLEEQHLRIENSRLKDELDRVCALAGKFLGRPVSAISSPLSLPSSLSGLDLAVGSANGGFMGGGSVLQSIPDLMGGGTAGMRLPAGMIGGGLDDGVGGAGDAMDRGVLLELGLAAMEELVKVAQVDEPLWLPTSLDSGGGFGQQALESGGFQTMNYEEYRRAFARVLGPSPAGFVSEATRDVGVAIVSSVDLVSSLMDAGRWSEMFPCVVARASTMEMISSGMGGTLSGSIQLVSMQSSSSTSTLPSPARSKSSLDRVSQMRAELQVLSPLVPIREVTFLRFCKQHAEGLWAVVDVSVDGVLRPNDGAAAAGYMGCRLLPSGCVVEDMRNGYSKVTWVVHAEYDEAAAHELYRPLLRSGQALGARRWLASLRRQCEYLAILCSNPLPSRGDGHHEAISPVGRRCMLKLAQRMADNFCAGVCATAAQKWRRLDEWRVEGGDQQPRGAGGEDKVRMMARQSVGAPGEPPGVVLSATTSVRLPGTSPQRVFDYLRDEQRRGEWDILANGEAMQEMDHIAKGQHHGNAVSLLRPNATSGNQNNMLILQETCTDPSGSLVVYAPVDVQSMHVVMGGGDSAYVSLLPSGFAILPDGYSNAVTPDPTSQLGSSPDAQGGGNNINTGSLVTVAFQILVNNLPTAKLTVESVDTVSNLLSCTIQKIKSALQANIISP, encoded by the exons ATGAGCTTCGGCGGCATGTTCGACGGCGCCGGCTCCGGCGTCTTCTCCTACGACGCCGGCGGGGGCGGCGCCGGCATGCACAACCCAGCTGGCCGCCTCCTCCCCTCGCCGAACCTCCCCcgacccggcggcggcggcggtttctCCTCCTCCACCGGCCTCTCCCTCGGCCTG ACGAACATGGAAGGTGGGCAGCTCGGCGATCCGAACCGGCTCGGCGGTCTGCTGGGCAGCGCCGGGAgcgtcggcgacggcggcgactcGCTGGTCCGCGGGCGGGAGGACGAGAACGACAGCCGCTCCGGGAGCGACAACCTCGACGGCGCCTCCGGCGACGAGCTCGACCCGGACAACGGCAACCCGCGCAAGAAGAAGAAGCGCTACCACCGCCACACGCCGCAGCAAATCCAGGAGCTCGAAGC TGTGTTCAAGGAATGCCCTCACCCCGACGAGAAGCAGCGGATGGAGCTCAGCCGGCGGCTCAACCTGGAGAGCCGCCAGGTCAAGTTCTGGTTCCAGAATCGGCGCACCCAGATGAAG ACGCAGATCGAGCGCCACGAGAACGCGCTGCTGCGGCAGGAGAACGACAAGCTGCGCACGGAGAACATGACGATCCGGGAGGCGATGCGGAGCCCGATGTGCGGCaactgcggcggcgcggcggtgCTGGGCGACGTGTCGCTCGAGGAGCAGCACCTGCGCATCGAGAACTCGCGCCTCAAGGACGAGCTGGACCGCGTGTGCGCGCTGGCGGGCAAGTTCCTGGGCCGGCCCGTGTCCGCCATCTCGTCCCCGCTGAGCCTCCCGTCGTCGCTCTCCGGGCTCGACCTGGCCGTCGGCAGCGCCAACGGCGGGTTCATGGGCGGCGGCTCCGTGCTGCAGTCCATCCCGGACCTGATGGGCGGCGGGACGGCGGGCATGCGGCTGCCCGCCGGCATGATCGGCGGCGGGCTGGATGATGGTGTTGGTGGCGCTGGTGATGCAATGGACCGCGGCGTGCTGCTGGAGCTCGGGCTGGCGGCCATGGAGGAGCTGGTGAAGGTGGCGCAGGTGGACGAGCCGCTGTGGCTGCCCACCAGCCTGGACAGCGGCGGCGGGTTCGGCCAGCAGGCGCTGGAGAGCGGGGGTTTCCAGACGATGAACTACGAGGAGTACCGGCGCGCGTTTGCCCGCGTGCTCGGCCCCAGCCCCGCCGGCTTCGTCTCCGAGGCCACCCGCGACGTCGGCGTGGCCATCGTCAGCAGCGTCGACCTCGTGAGCAGCCTCATGGACGCG GGCCGGTGGTCGGAGATGTTCCCGTGCGTGGTGGCGCGGGCGAGCACGATGGAGATGATCTCGAGCGGCATGGGCGGCACGCTCAGCGGCTCGATCCAACTGGTGAGCATGCAgagctcatcatcgacatcgacacTCCCGTCTCCGGCACGGTCTAAAAGCTCACTCGATCGTGTTTCACAGATGCGCGCGGAGCTGCAGGTGCTGTCGCCGCTGGTGCCGATCCGGGAGGTGACGTTCCTGCGGTTCTGCAAGCAGCACGCAGAGGGCCTCTGGGCCGTCGTCGACGTCTCGGTGGACGGCGTCCTCCGTCCCAACGACGGCGCCGCCGCGGCGGGGTACATGGGCTGCCGCCTCCTCCCCTCCGGCTGCGTCGTGGAGGACATGCGCAACGGGTACTCCAAG GTCACGTGGGTGGTTCATGCCGAGTACGACGAGGCCGCGGCGCACGAGCTGTACCGGCCGCTGCTCCGCTCCGGCCAGGCGCTCGGCGCGCGCCGCTGGCTCGCCTCGCTGCGGCGCCAGTGCGAGTACCTCGCCATCCTCTGCTCCAACCCGCTGCCCTCGCGCGGCGACGGCCACCACGAGGCCATCTCGCCCGTCGGCCGCCGCTGCATGCTCAAGCTGGCCCAgcgcatggccgacaacttctgcGCCGGGGTCTGCGCCACGGCGGCGCAGAAGTGGCGCCGCCTCGACGAGTGGCGCGTCGAGGGCGGCGACCAGCAGCCGCGCGGCGCCGGCGGGGAGGACAAGGTCAGGATGATGGCGCGACAGAGCGTTGGCGCGCCCGGGGAGCCGCCCGGCGTCGTGCTCAGCGCCACCACCTCCGTCAGGCTGCCTGGCACGTCGCCGCAGCGCGTCTTCGACTACCTCCGCGACGAGCAGCGCCGGGGCGAGTGGGACATCCTCGCCAATGGCGAGGCCATGCAGGAGATGGACCACATCGCCAAGGGCCAGCACCATGGCAACGCCGTCTCCCTCCTCCGTCCCAAC GCAACGAGTGGGAACCAGAACAACATGCTCATCTTGCAGGAGACATGCACCGACCCGTCCGGCTCCCTGGTGGTGTATGCCCCCGTGGACGTGCAGTCCATGCACGTCGTCATGGGCGGCGGCGACTCGGCTTACGTCTCCCTCCTGCCCTCCGGCTTCGCCATCCTCCCTGATGGCTACAGCAATGCCGTCACTCCGGACCCTACCTCTCAGCTGGGCTCGTCGCCGGACGCTCAAGGCGGCGGCAACAACATCAACACCGGGTCACTCGTCACGGTGGCATTCCAAATTCTGGTGAACAACCTGCCGACGGCCAAGCTCACCGTCGAGTCGGTCGACACCGTGAGTAACCTACTCTCCTGCACCATCCAGAAGATCAAGTCCGCCCTGCAGGCAAACATCATCTCGCCCTAG